From the genome of Vulpes lagopus strain Blue_001 chromosome 2, ASM1834538v1, whole genome shotgun sequence, one region includes:
- the LPCAT4 gene encoding lysophospholipid acyltransferase LPCAT4 — translation MSRGSPGARDPAPEPAAAPNPFVHELRLSRLQRAKFCLLGALLAPIRVLLAFIVLFLLWPFAWLQVAGLTEEQLQEPITGWRKTVCHNGVLGLSRLLFFLLGFLRIRVRGQRASRLQAPVLVAAPHSTFFDPIVLLPCDLPKVVSRAENLSVPVIGALLRFNQAILVSRHDPASRRRVVEEVRRRATSGGKWPQVLFFPEGTCSNKKALLKFKPGAFIAGVPVQPVLIQYPNSLDTTSWAWRGPGVLKVLWLTASQPCSIVDVEFLPVYHPSPEESGNPTLYANNVQRVMAQALGIPATECEFVGSLPVIVVGRLKVALEPQLWELGKVLRKAGLSPGRVDAGAEPGRSRRINQEEFAKQLQLSDPQTAAGAFSYFQQDAEGLVDFRDVALALAALDGGRSLEELMRLAFELFAEEQVEEAGRLLYKDGFSTILHLLLGSPRPAAATLHAELCQAGPRQGLSLCQFQDFSLHDPLHGTLLHTYLRPSRKPHASFPSSPAALANGTVPVPKPKGD, via the exons ATGagccggggcagcccgggggcccGCGACCCCGCCCCCGAGCCCGCGGCCGCCCCCAACCCCTTCGTGCACGAGCTCCGCCTCTCCCGCCTGCAGAGGGCGAAG TTCTGCCTCCTGGGGGCACTATTGGCCCCCATCCGAGTGCTCCTGGCCTTCAttgtcctctttctcctctggcCCTTCGCCTGGCTGCAAGTAGCTGGTCTTACGGAGGAGCAGCTGCAGGAGCCGATTACTGGATGGAGGAA GACTGTGTGCCACAATGGGGTGCTGGGCCTCAGCCGCCTGCTCTTTTTCCTGCTGGGCTTCCTTCGAATTCGTGTCCGGGGCCAGCGGGCCTCTCGCCTTCAGGCCCCTGTCCTTGTTGCTGCTCCCCACTCCACTTTCTTTGACCCCATCGTTCTGCTGCCCTGTGACCTGCCCAAGGTTGTGTCCCGAGCCGAGAACCTTTCCGTGCCTGTAATTGGAG CCCTTCTTCGCTTCAACCAAGCCATCCTCGTGTCCCGGCATGACCCGGCGTCTCGGCGCAGAGTGGTGGAGGAGGTCCGAAGACGGGCTACCTCCGGAGGCAAGTGGCCCCAG GTACTATTCTTTCCTGAGGGCACCTGTTCCAACAAGAAGGCTTTGCTCAAGTTCAAGCCAG GAGCCTTCATCGCCGGGGTTCCTGTACAGCCCGTCCTCATCCAATACCCCAACAGTCTG GATACCACCAGCTGGGCATGGAGGGGCCCTGGAGT ACTGAAGGTCCTGTGGCTCACAGCCTCTCAGCCCTGCAGCATTGTGGACGTGGAG ttcctgcctgtatACCACCCCAGCCCAGAGGAGAGCGGGAACCCCACCCTGTACGCCAACAACGTCCAGAGGGTGATGGCACA GGCCCTGGGCATTCCAGCCACCGAGTGTGAGTTTGTAGGCAGCTTGCCCGTGATTGTGGTGGGCCGGCTGAAGGTGGCATTGGAGCCACAGCTCTGGGAACTGGGAAAGGTGCTTCGGAAGGCCGG GCTGTCCCCTGGCCGTGTGGATGCCGGGGCAGAGCCAGGCCGCAGCCGGAGAATCAACCAGGAGGAGTTTGCCAAGCAGCTCCAGCTCTCTGACCCGCAGACAGCGGCTGGGGCCTTCAGCTACTTCCAGCAG GATGCCGAGGGTTTGGTGGACTTTCGAGACGTGGCTTTGGCACTGGCAGCTCTGGATGGGGGCAGGAGCCTGGAGGAGCTGATGCGCCTGGCCTTTGAG CTCTTTGCCGAGGAGCAAGTGGAGGAGGCGGGCCGGCTGCTGTACAAAGACGGCTTCAGCACCATCCTGCACCTGCTGCTGGGGTCACCCCGCCCCGCCGCTGCGACTTTGCATGCCGAGCTGTGCCAGGCGGGACCCCGCCAAGGCCTTTCCCTCT GTCAGTTCCAGGACTTCTCCCTCCATGACCCGCTCCACGGGACACTCCTCCACACCTACCTGCGCCCGTCCCGGAAGCCACATGCCTCTTTCCCCAGCAGCCCCGCTGCTCTGGCCAATGGGACTGTGCCAGTGCCCAAGCCAAAGGGTGACTGA